One window from the genome of Leptospira broomii serovar Hurstbridge str. 5399 encodes:
- a CDS encoding ribonuclease D: MASNRPPVKPDLFPGDLSEERLNEYLTDDRLAVDCEMMGLNPRRDRLCVVQICDSRNRVSLVQILPEQKEAPRLKRLFENSDIIKVFHFARMDTLFLRYRLGIGTKGIFCTKIASKLARTYTDRHGLKDIIREFFDEILDKKNQSSDWGAKILTKDQIDYASGDVLFLISLEQKLTQILLREGRLDLAQECFACLPVFNQLDWLEMENLFEH, translated from the coding sequence ATGGCATCTAATCGTCCCCCTGTAAAACCGGACCTGTTTCCCGGAGATCTCTCCGAAGAGAGATTGAACGAATATCTAACCGACGACCGTCTCGCGGTGGATTGTGAAATGATGGGACTGAATCCTCGTCGAGACAGATTATGCGTGGTTCAAATATGCGACTCGCGCAATCGAGTCAGTTTAGTGCAGATTCTTCCGGAGCAAAAAGAGGCTCCGCGCCTAAAGCGTTTATTCGAAAATTCGGATATTATTAAGGTATTTCATTTTGCAAGAATGGATACGTTATTTTTGCGTTACCGACTCGGTATAGGGACGAAAGGTATTTTTTGCACGAAGATCGCCTCTAAGTTAGCGAGGACATATACAGATAGACACGGACTCAAGGATATCATTCGGGAATTTTTCGACGAAATCTTGGATAAAAAGAATCAATCTTCCGATTGGGGAGCCAAGATCTTGACCAAAGATCAGATCGATTACGCTTCCGGAGACGTGCTTTTTCTCATTTCCTTGGAGCAGAAATTAACTCAAATTTTGTTAAGAGAAGGTCGCTTGGATCTCGCGCAAGAATGCTTTGCCTGTCTGCCCGTCTTTAACCAATTGGATTGGTTGGAAATGGAGAATTTATTCGAACATTGA
- a CDS encoding glycoside hydrolase family 36 protein has protein sequence MNAILRTRIYEKQSISRFEFSSGSKEAVSDCGTYRLSLKLQKTAGKYTYFPQLDWIADRRPQAGLELLTLEIELPEHGLKDGRIFFHGYQSWSLSASHDWKEPDESPKLAFLQYSQENIYSSHSEISEDWISEGFILALSKGEEQNYFAGVIGRGQEGVKFRVRSKERLMENSDQKTLKSEAIAIYDIFRYEDFKGNKLPLTPIRVVKFKGDESIFLKNYFSELGRNFKVKLPQIPVPTGWCSWYHYYTKISEKIILKNLKALRTKNFGVKVFQIDDGYQTEIGDWLETNERFPGGMKLIADAIKSEKFTPGIWLAPFLVRKKSKFFQKYPEAVLKDRDGNPVPALWNPLWGFDFTYTLDVSHPASKEFLTYVIRTIVKEYGYEYLKLDFLYSALLPGWTYDRSESPHTRYIEAIKLIRKAAGKDVFLLGCGAPIVPSIGLFDAMRISCDVAPFWGREKKRIFANDRNALCTERALINDITRASMHRTLWFNDPDCLLVRDRKNKMTSAQTKIMASVMGVSGGMLFVSDEIALLTQEREDLLKKTLYLQGKCRNKTPLPIGIGSEFFPSALYNPAGFLGIWNPSDTSREIELNLTFPWEKKSTIDYWTGQIVESLEIEPRKKILKIRLGAWESVVLSSGKLG, from the coding sequence ATGAACGCCATTTTGCGTACGAGAATTTACGAGAAGCAATCAATTTCGAGATTCGAATTTTCCTCAGGATCGAAAGAGGCAGTCAGTGATTGTGGAACTTACCGCCTATCGCTTAAGCTCCAAAAAACCGCGGGAAAATACACTTATTTTCCTCAACTAGATTGGATCGCAGATCGCCGTCCTCAAGCCGGTCTCGAACTATTAACTCTCGAAATCGAACTTCCCGAGCATGGATTAAAAGATGGAAGGATTTTCTTTCATGGATACCAATCTTGGAGTCTATCCGCTAGTCATGATTGGAAAGAGCCTGACGAATCTCCTAAATTGGCGTTCTTACAATACTCTCAAGAAAACATATACTCATCCCATTCGGAAATTTCTGAAGATTGGATTTCGGAAGGATTTATTTTAGCTCTTTCAAAAGGAGAGGAGCAAAACTATTTTGCGGGTGTGATCGGCAGAGGACAGGAAGGAGTGAAATTTAGGGTTCGCTCAAAGGAACGCCTTATGGAGAATTCCGATCAAAAAACTCTAAAGTCCGAAGCGATCGCCATCTATGATATTTTCAGATACGAAGATTTCAAAGGGAATAAACTTCCTTTGACTCCGATACGAGTCGTAAAATTCAAAGGGGACGAATCGATATTTCTTAAAAACTATTTTTCCGAATTGGGTAGAAATTTCAAAGTAAAGCTTCCACAGATTCCTGTTCCGACCGGCTGGTGCTCCTGGTATCACTATTACACAAAAATTTCCGAAAAGATTATATTAAAAAATCTGAAAGCGCTTAGAACCAAGAATTTCGGAGTAAAAGTGTTTCAGATCGACGACGGATACCAGACCGAGATCGGTGACTGGCTGGAAACCAACGAACGTTTTCCGGGAGGAATGAAATTGATCGCGGACGCGATCAAATCCGAAAAATTCACGCCCGGAATTTGGTTAGCTCCTTTTCTAGTTAGAAAGAAATCCAAATTTTTCCAAAAGTATCCGGAAGCGGTCCTGAAAGATCGGGACGGGAACCCTGTTCCGGCTCTTTGGAATCCTCTTTGGGGTTTCGATTTTACTTATACCTTAGACGTCTCTCATCCCGCCTCCAAGGAATTCTTAACTTATGTGATCCGAACAATCGTAAAGGAGTACGGATACGAATATTTAAAATTGGATTTTTTATATTCCGCGCTTCTGCCCGGCTGGACCTACGATCGAAGCGAATCGCCTCACACGCGTTATATCGAGGCGATTAAACTTATTCGAAAGGCCGCCGGAAAAGACGTATTTTTACTCGGATGCGGAGCACCGATCGTTCCATCCATCGGTCTTTTCGATGCGATGAGAATTTCCTGCGACGTGGCTCCGTTTTGGGGTCGTGAAAAGAAGAGAATTTTCGCCAATGATAGAAACGCTCTTTGTACGGAACGAGCATTGATAAACGACATTACTCGAGCCTCCATGCACAGGACGCTTTGGTTCAATGATCCGGATTGCCTATTGGTTAGGGATAGAAAAAATAAAATGACTTCCGCTCAAACTAAGATTATGGCGAGCGTGATGGGAGTTTCTGGCGGAATGCTTTTCGTTTCGGACGAGATCGCTTTATTGACTCAAGAAAGGGAGGACCTTCTAAAAAAAACCCTTTATCTGCAAGGTAAGTGTAGAAATAAGACCCCTCTCCCGATCGGAATCGGTTCCGAGTTTTTTCCGAGCGCTCTCTATAACCCTGCCGGGTTTCTCGGCATCTGGAATCCAAGCGATACGAGTCGCGAAATCGAATTAAATCTTACATTTCCGTGGGAGAAGAAAAGCACGATCGACTATTGGACCGGACAAATCGTAGAATCATTGGAAATCGAACCTCGAAAAAAGATTCTTAAGATTCGCTTAGGGGCTTGGGAATCGGTGGTGCTTTCGTCAGGAAAACTCGGTTGA
- a CDS encoding putative lipoprotein, whose amino-acid sequence MKLLRKSLGIAAMVFALLTLQNCFILDFFASVSQSVSKSSDSVQSLSKSVSSISASIFSSSSSDDKSEKKAFRRDVETLTAIHLNNGLVPNEFEADLASLARKNGINDWRSSEVTYLAIGRGMRKAGVETDRFNSFADEFAVTRPEVAKALRKGYTSI is encoded by the coding sequence ATGAAATTATTAAGAAAGAGCCTAGGAATTGCCGCGATGGTGTTCGCCCTACTTACGCTTCAAAACTGCTTTATCCTGGATTTTTTTGCGTCCGTATCGCAATCCGTTTCAAAGTCATCCGATTCCGTTCAAAGTCTTTCCAAGTCAGTATCATCGATCTCGGCCTCTATATTCTCTTCGTCTTCTTCCGACGATAAAAGCGAAAAGAAAGCGTTTCGTAGAGATGTGGAAACCTTAACTGCGATTCATCTAAATAACGGATTGGTCCCGAATGAGTTTGAGGCAGACCTAGCTTCTTTGGCGCGCAAAAACGGAATCAACGACTGGAGATCTTCCGAAGTAACTTATTTAGCTATCGGTCGCGGAATGAGAAAAGCGGGAGTAGAAACGGATAGATTCAATAGTTTTGCGGATGAGTTTGCCGTCACTCGTCCTGAAGTCGCTAAGGCTTTACGCAAAGGATATACCTCTATCTAA
- a CDS encoding SpoIIE family protein phosphatase, whose amino-acid sequence MTSLSIKPEILIIDDDRDVGEALEVLLQKLGYNSTFFDSVDRGKEYFEKEANPIVFLDIHMPHTSGLDVLPYFKNLNPATQVIMMTGERDINNVVTSLTHKASDFLLKPFSLQTVRIAVQRALDYYTLVKEKEARDENILRDLRLASKIQRKILSVPDFAPYKVLVDNTPASYVSGDFYVLSKSNGTVLALLGDIEDHGVTSGLIGLLMTSIAREAYKEKDDPSHVLRRMNEELSTEIGTHSMTAAVIVIKPEMKRFLYARGGHPFPVLYRKEGMLLLKEKSGQLLGIMDQLEFEAHEVPFQSGDILFLYSDGLLNNLSSPLFSELEELRKKDRPIDELQEAIRVYSKATLPTREFRDDSSYMLIQL is encoded by the coding sequence ATGACATCACTTTCCATAAAACCTGAAATCCTGATCATCGACGATGATCGTGACGTAGGTGAGGCGCTAGAAGTTTTACTTCAAAAGTTGGGGTACAACTCGACTTTTTTCGATTCGGTAGACCGAGGAAAAGAATATTTCGAGAAAGAAGCGAATCCGATCGTATTTTTAGATATCCATATGCCTCATACAAGCGGGTTGGACGTCCTACCGTATTTCAAAAACCTGAATCCGGCGACGCAAGTGATCATGATGACCGGCGAGAGGGATATTAATAATGTAGTCACCTCTCTCACTCATAAAGCCTCTGATTTTCTTTTAAAACCGTTTTCCTTGCAAACTGTTCGAATTGCCGTGCAAAGGGCTTTAGATTATTATACTTTAGTAAAGGAAAAGGAGGCGAGGGATGAAAATATTTTACGCGACCTTCGTCTCGCTTCTAAGATTCAGAGAAAAATTCTATCCGTTCCGGACTTTGCTCCTTATAAGGTGTTGGTCGATAACACTCCCGCATCCTATGTGAGCGGCGATTTTTATGTTCTTTCTAAATCAAATGGGACCGTTTTGGCTTTGTTAGGTGATATCGAGGATCACGGAGTAACGTCCGGACTGATCGGGCTTTTGATGACGAGCATTGCAAGAGAAGCATATAAGGAAAAGGACGATCCGTCGCATGTACTTCGCAGAATGAACGAGGAGCTTTCAACGGAAATCGGAACTCATAGTATGACAGCGGCAGTCATAGTAATAAAGCCGGAAATGAAGAGGTTTCTTTATGCGAGAGGAGGACATCCTTTTCCCGTCCTATATAGGAAGGAAGGAATGCTTCTATTAAAGGAAAAGTCCGGTCAGTTGTTGGGAATCATGGACCAACTGGAATTTGAAGCGCACGAAGTTCCTTTTCAGAGCGGAGATATATTATTTTTATACAGCGACGGGTTATTGAATAATCTTTCCAGTCCTCTTTTTTCGGAACTAGAAGAATTGCGCAAAAAGGATCGCCCGATCGACGAGCTTCAGGAAGCCATACGCGTCTATTCGAAAGCGACATTGCCGACTCGTGAATTTCGCGACGACTCGAGTTATATGTTGATTCAACTGTAG
- a CDS encoding histone deacetylase family protein → MRQKLERIALIYHPEYNMDLGAHVFPARKYGMIYNLVKEDPKLSGLLALQPAPVGVEELSLVHTPEFLSDFMNLRYTDRTMYSELPLNKEIVRSFCLGVGGTILATETTENYKYVYHIGGGFHHSMPDRAEGFCYLNDAAVATKLYLQKYPDKKVLYIDLDLHQGNGNAKVFKDDPSVWTFSMHQEQLYPKKELSSLDIPLENGTDDKTYLKALAEGLDKTRANFTPDLIYYFAGADPFEDDSLGDLKLTFEGLKKRDKIVKEFADSLDVPVVILPAGGYARNFHDTVRIHFNTIRVFASLI, encoded by the coding sequence TTGCGACAAAAGTTAGAACGGATCGCTCTCATTTACCATCCGGAATATAATATGGACTTGGGCGCCCACGTATTCCCCGCTCGTAAGTACGGGATGATATACAACCTAGTCAAGGAAGATCCGAAACTTTCCGGTTTACTTGCTCTACAACCCGCTCCAGTGGGAGTAGAAGAACTCAGTTTGGTTCACACTCCCGAATTTCTTTCCGACTTTATGAATCTTCGTTATACCGATCGAACCATGTATTCGGAGCTGCCTCTGAATAAGGAAATTGTTCGCAGTTTTTGCTTAGGCGTCGGGGGGACGATTCTCGCGACGGAGACTACCGAAAATTACAAATATGTATATCATATCGGCGGAGGATTTCATCACAGCATGCCCGATCGAGCCGAAGGATTTTGTTATCTGAACGACGCCGCAGTCGCCACTAAATTATATCTTCAAAAATATCCGGATAAGAAGGTTCTGTATATAGATCTGGACTTGCATCAAGGAAACGGAAATGCTAAGGTTTTTAAGGACGATCCGTCGGTTTGGACATTTTCGATGCATCAGGAACAATTATATCCAAAGAAGGAGCTTTCAAGTCTTGATATTCCTTTGGAGAATGGAACGGACGACAAAACATACTTAAAGGCTCTGGCGGAGGGATTAGACAAGACTCGAGCTAATTTTACGCCGGACTTGATTTACTATTTTGCAGGAGCCGATCCGTTTGAAGACGATTCACTCGGTGATTTAAAATTAACTTTCGAAGGTCTCAAAAAGAGAGATAAGATCGTAAAGGAATTTGCTGATTCTCTGGATGTTCCTGTAGTCATTCTTCCTGCGGGAGGGTATGCGAGAAATTTTCATGATACTGTTAGAATTCATTTTAATACCATCCGGGTATTCGCCTCTCTGATTTAA
- the pyk gene encoding pyruvate kinase yields the protein MFSPEKKTKIVCTIGPSSSEESIITSLLRAGMDIARMNFSHGTHEDHKKIFEKLRKCESESGVPLGIMADLQGPKIRTGKLRAPQVELEKGKTIRLLANADYLGDAEAVGTTFPTLIEDLRAGDKLLVDDGKLVLEVDSKTDSEAVLKVIIGGILKSNKGINLPGTPISAPALSEKDLSDLKFALSLGVDYVALSFVRRASDLEMAREMMRGTLTGLIAKIERPEAIRNIDEIIAAADGIMIARGDLGVEVETERVPVLQKELIFKANRAGKPVITATQMLESMVENPRPTRAEASDVANAVMDGTDAVMLSGESASGKYPVESAEMMAKILREAENIDRIYEIHWNLKKSELEVERAALGSAAREIAHDIRAKAIVNFTRSGYSALITSEMRPKVPILSFTPYLATARKMKLYRGVQPYVMPFMDTFQDMIRHMETKLAEDGMLGQGDIVVILSGAPGGQAKSVDFLQIYKIR from the coding sequence ATGTTTAGCCCGGAAAAGAAAACAAAAATCGTATGCACCATCGGTCCATCCTCCTCGGAAGAGTCTATCATCACTTCTCTATTGCGAGCGGGAATGGACATAGCAAGAATGAACTTTTCCCACGGAACTCATGAAGATCACAAAAAAATCTTCGAAAAACTTCGAAAATGCGAATCCGAATCCGGTGTTCCACTTGGAATCATGGCGGATTTGCAAGGACCGAAAATTCGAACCGGAAAACTTCGCGCTCCTCAAGTCGAATTGGAAAAAGGTAAAACAATTCGCCTACTCGCAAATGCGGATTACTTAGGAGACGCGGAAGCCGTCGGCACAACCTTTCCCACTTTAATTGAAGACCTAAGAGCCGGCGACAAACTTCTGGTCGATGACGGTAAATTGGTTTTGGAAGTGGATTCGAAAACCGACTCGGAAGCCGTTTTAAAGGTTATAATCGGAGGCATCTTAAAAAGCAACAAAGGAATCAATTTGCCGGGGACTCCCATCTCCGCTCCGGCGCTCTCCGAGAAAGACCTATCAGATTTAAAATTCGCTCTGAGTCTCGGAGTGGATTACGTCGCATTGAGCTTCGTTCGTCGCGCAAGCGACTTGGAAATGGCCCGTGAAATGATGAGAGGAACTCTGACAGGACTTATCGCAAAAATAGAACGGCCGGAGGCAATCCGAAATATCGACGAAATTATCGCCGCTGCCGATGGAATCATGATCGCCCGAGGCGATCTCGGAGTAGAAGTGGAAACCGAAAGAGTTCCCGTTTTACAGAAAGAATTAATCTTTAAGGCCAATCGTGCGGGAAAACCCGTCATTACAGCGACTCAAATGTTGGAATCGATGGTGGAGAATCCACGACCCACCAGAGCTGAAGCTAGCGACGTTGCGAATGCGGTCATGGACGGTACTGATGCAGTTATGTTGTCCGGCGAATCCGCGAGTGGGAAATATCCGGTTGAATCCGCCGAGATGATGGCAAAGATATTAAGGGAAGCGGAGAATATCGATCGAATTTACGAGATCCATTGGAATCTAAAAAAATCCGAGCTGGAAGTTGAAAGAGCCGCTTTAGGTTCCGCAGCTAGAGAAATCGCCCATGACATTCGTGCAAAAGCGATCGTTAATTTTACCAGGAGCGGTTATTCGGCCTTAATCACATCCGAGATGAGACCTAAGGTTCCTATTCTTTCCTTTACTCCATATCTCGCCACAGCTCGAAAAATGAAATTGTATAGAGGAGTTCAACCTTATGTCATGCCCTTCATGGACACGTTTCAGGATATGATTCGACACATGGAAACGAAATTGGCCGAAGATGGAATGCTCGGCCAAGGAGATATCGTGGTGATTCTTTCGGGCGCTCCCGGAGGACAAGCAAAGTCGGTTGATTTTTTACAAATTTATAAAATACGATAA
- a CDS encoding mechanosensitive ion channel family protein: protein MEEILELINPFHLLKLKERSISQEFVLVVYFIFSLIVIYKSFVLLFDRIKPPTDASAQYNRRRMTRISFVVVGAISLLPIIFSGLSYLPTVMGLAGAGIVISLKDITLNYVGWFLIHGSNGFEVGDRIELDGIKGDVVNIGLNRFTLMELSPDPKSEQSTNRLVHIPNHSVILHKVYVVKERMGFVWDEFKVKIPHGANWQNAETILNSIIKNESIIDRHQIDYTARELSKNYLVRLGITTPIVYICAEEGGILFSLRYLTHIKEKRNQRANISREILKEFGNAQIPLA from the coding sequence ATGGAAGAAATTTTAGAGTTAATTAATCCGTTCCATTTGTTGAAACTAAAGGAACGCTCTATTTCCCAAGAGTTCGTCTTAGTCGTTTATTTCATTTTTTCTCTCATCGTTATATATAAGAGTTTTGTTCTATTATTCGATCGCATAAAACCGCCGACGGACGCCTCCGCGCAGTATAACCGACGGAGAATGACTCGAATATCCTTTGTGGTCGTCGGCGCGATTTCCCTCCTTCCGATCATTTTTTCCGGATTATCCTACCTCCCTACGGTGATGGGGCTCGCGGGAGCGGGTATCGTAATCTCTTTAAAAGATATTACTCTAAACTATGTGGGTTGGTTCCTGATTCACGGAAGTAACGGATTCGAAGTCGGGGATCGAATCGAATTGGACGGGATAAAAGGAGATGTGGTCAATATCGGTCTTAATCGGTTTACTTTAATGGAACTCAGCCCCGATCCGAAGTCCGAACAATCGACGAATCGGCTTGTCCATATTCCAAACCATTCGGTGATTTTGCATAAGGTCTACGTAGTTAAAGAAAGAATGGGATTCGTTTGGGACGAGTTCAAGGTAAAGATTCCGCACGGAGCGAATTGGCAGAATGCCGAAACGATCTTAAACTCCATCATTAAAAACGAATCCATCATCGATCGACATCAGATCGATTATACGGCTCGAGAACTCTCTAAGAATTATCTGGTTCGTTTGGGGATCACTACCCCGATCGTTTATATTTGCGCCGAAGAAGGCGGGATCTTATTTTCTCTCCGTTATCTGACGCATATTAAAGAAAAGCGAAACCAAAGGGCGAATATCTCCCGAGAAATACTTAAAGAATTCGGGAACGCTCAGATCCCATTAGCATAA
- the aroB gene encoding 3-dehydroquinate synthase, with amino-acid sequence MNPIQEIRIKTSLKEYSIILNRDFKGLAESILNIKGISSVFIITERKLAGLFSKFYNQELQTIGLPVQEIYIRGGEKNKHIGRTAQVYDQLIRSGADRKSLILAVGGGVVGDFAGFIASTFLRGVRFAQVPTSLLACVDSSVGGKVAVNADLGKNMIGSFYQPEFVFAPLSALSTLPRKEWRCGMAEIVKHSLLEGGEYLEMVKNHGSEIYDHESPILHDFIADSVRFKAKVVEQDERETGLRKTLNLGHTTAHAIESLTKYKKYSHGEAVSIGLLTAMILSSEKEGLDASFIDLVKSILQKYDLPYQDQSKSKQVALHTLHDKKNVGNSIRFVLLKAPGDPVWDIPVALGEIAEAFRKQKKL; translated from the coding sequence ATGAATCCGATTCAAGAAATTAGAATCAAGACATCCTTAAAGGAATATTCGATTATTTTGAATCGCGATTTCAAAGGTTTGGCCGAATCGATTTTAAATATTAAAGGGATATCTTCCGTTTTTATAATTACGGAACGAAAGCTTGCCGGTCTCTTTTCCAAATTTTATAATCAAGAGTTGCAGACGATCGGTTTACCTGTCCAAGAGATCTACATTCGGGGCGGTGAAAAGAATAAGCATATCGGGCGTACGGCGCAAGTCTATGATCAACTAATCCGTTCGGGAGCGGATCGTAAAAGTTTGATACTCGCAGTCGGCGGCGGAGTAGTCGGGGACTTCGCGGGATTTATCGCATCCACATTCTTACGCGGAGTCCGATTCGCCCAGGTTCCTACGAGTTTATTAGCCTGTGTCGATTCTTCCGTCGGCGGAAAGGTCGCCGTTAACGCCGACCTTGGAAAGAATATGATCGGTTCTTTTTATCAACCCGAGTTTGTATTCGCTCCGCTCTCCGCTTTATCCACTCTTCCAAGAAAGGAGTGGAGATGCGGTATGGCCGAAATAGTAAAGCATTCCCTGCTGGAGGGCGGCGAGTATTTAGAGATGGTTAAAAATCACGGGTCGGAAATATACGATCACGAATCTCCGATCCTGCACGACTTCATCGCGGACTCAGTACGATTTAAAGCCAAAGTAGTCGAACAGGACGAGCGGGAAACAGGACTGCGTAAGACATTGAATTTAGGTCACACGACGGCCCACGCTATCGAATCTCTTACTAAGTATAAAAAGTATTCGCACGGGGAGGCAGTTTCCATCGGTTTACTCACTGCTATGATTTTATCCTCCGAAAAGGAGGGGCTCGATGCTTCTTTTATCGATCTCGTTAAGAGTATTTTGCAAAAATATGATTTACCGTATCAGGATCAAAGTAAATCCAAACAGGTCGCCCTTCATACGCTGCACGATAAAAAAAACGTAGGTAATTCTATCCGGTTTGTTTTGTTGAAAGCTCCGGGCGACCCGGTTTGGGATATACCGGTCGCTCTCGGAGAAATTGCCGAAGCTTTTCGTAAGCAAAAGAAGTTATAA
- a CDS encoding NUDIX domain-containing protein → MEFFFKKKGLRVRVAALIRNRQGEILLLQQKKKDSYYWLLPGGGIEFGESAEEALRRELKEELSLDVTSASFLFLNESIDPKGNRHLIQLVFLTKVKKLDPEMNLKEKAITGFGYFPVAAIKEMDIRPDIKSYLSSVKFKPAPYLKSQWVYDK, encoded by the coding sequence ATGGAATTCTTCTTCAAGAAAAAAGGCTTACGTGTTCGGGTTGCTGCATTGATCAGGAATAGACAGGGAGAAATCTTACTTTTACAGCAGAAGAAAAAGGATTCGTACTATTGGTTATTGCCCGGGGGGGGAATCGAATTCGGAGAGAGCGCGGAAGAAGCGCTGAGAAGAGAACTAAAGGAAGAGTTATCGCTCGACGTCACTTCGGCCTCTTTTTTATTTTTGAACGAATCTATAGATCCGAAAGGAAATCGTCATCTTATACAATTGGTCTTTTTAACGAAGGTGAAAAAACTGGATCCTGAAATGAATCTAAAGGAAAAAGCTATTACCGGATTCGGATATTTTCCCGTAGCAGCCATTAAGGAAATGGATATTCGGCCTGACATTAAATCCTACCTTTCCTCCGTAAAGTTTAAGCCCGCGCCATATCTTAAAAGCCAATGGGTGTATGATAAATGA
- the rnc gene encoding ribonuclease III, protein MIKKNPPSKTKLNKLERLKGLTILCDSLGIRFKKTELLELAFVHSSYQNESSEFEEDNERLEFLGDSVLGLVVARFLYGKHPNATEGELSRLKAKLVSTAVLNIVSNHLKLSDYVLLGKGEGQGSSQKKLSANLFESLIGAIYLDQGLEIAEKIILNHLIAFAENPEKMESVKDFKTLLQETCQRKFKLLPTYRLIQESGPDHAKTFLVSVRIRDRYEAEGTGRNKKFAEQDAARKMLKVLGIKD, encoded by the coding sequence TTGATAAAAAAAAATCCACCTTCTAAAACGAAACTTAACAAGCTCGAAAGGCTGAAAGGCCTAACAATATTGTGCGATTCGCTAGGAATCCGTTTTAAAAAAACAGAGCTACTCGAACTTGCATTCGTGCATAGTTCGTATCAAAACGAAAGTTCGGAATTTGAAGAAGATAATGAGCGTCTAGAATTTCTGGGTGATTCCGTATTGGGATTAGTAGTTGCTCGCTTTCTTTACGGTAAGCATCCGAATGCAACCGAGGGAGAACTTTCCAGACTCAAAGCTAAATTAGTTTCCACCGCTGTTTTAAACATCGTTAGCAATCATTTAAAATTATCCGATTACGTACTATTGGGAAAAGGCGAAGGGCAGGGTTCCAGTCAAAAGAAATTAAGCGCGAACCTCTTCGAGTCCCTTATCGGAGCGATTTATCTGGATCAGGGACTCGAGATTGCGGAAAAAATAATTCTGAATCATTTAATAGCATTTGCGGAAAATCCCGAAAAGATGGAGTCTGTAAAGGATTTCAAAACTCTTCTCCAGGAAACTTGTCAAAGGAAGTTTAAACTACTGCCTACCTACAGATTGATTCAAGAATCCGGACCGGATCACGCTAAGACTTTTCTTGTTAGCGTAAGAATTCGAGACAGATACGAGGCAGAAGGAACCGGGCGAAATAAGAAGTTTGCGGAACAAGATGCCGCTCGCAAAATGCTTAAGGTCCTCGGAATAAAGGACTGA
- the acpP gene encoding acyl carrier protein, whose amino-acid sequence MADFEKIKSIIVEQLGVDESEVTPEAHFIDDLGADSLDTVELVMALEEEFGVEISDEDAEKIQTVGDVIKFIDALKS is encoded by the coding sequence ATGGCAGATTTCGAAAAGATAAAGTCCATCATCGTTGAGCAACTCGGAGTCGACGAATCCGAAGTCACTCCCGAAGCGCACTTCATCGATGACCTTGGAGCAGACTCCCTTGATACCGTTGAGCTAGTAATGGCTCTTGAAGAGGAGTTCGGTGTTGAAATTTCCGACGAGGATGCTGAAAAGATCCAAACCGTCGGAGATGTTATCAAATTCATCGACGCTCTTAAGTCCTAA